The Silvanigrella paludirubra genome contains a region encoding:
- a CDS encoding lysophospholipid acyltransferase family protein, with protein sequence MLGSILLSLRVVLIFMVFFLLSFIFMFVFLIRFKNTSNNLIFGKTFSYISIKILRIKVNLRGEQILQNHKHSVIIANHQSYFDAIVFGAIIPPNTLIIGKKSLIWFPLFGWVFYLAGNLLLNRKNHKKAMGTMRNVDIALQNGSSLWIFPEGTRSHGRGLKDFKKGAFYAALQNNVPLQPIVVSTLKDSLNFKKWNPGKILVEVLEPIQTKGVSVEEITSLMTRAHEIMKNKITVLDNELSTQALGSKIASVSASS encoded by the coding sequence ATGCTGGGATCAATATTATTAAGTTTAAGAGTTGTTCTTATATTTATGGTTTTTTTTCTATTAAGTTTTATTTTTATGTTTGTCTTTTTAATTCGATTTAAAAACACAAGTAATAATTTAATTTTTGGAAAAACATTTTCATATATATCAATTAAAATTCTAAGAATTAAAGTGAATTTAAGAGGGGAGCAAATCCTTCAAAATCACAAACATTCTGTTATTATTGCAAACCATCAATCCTATTTTGATGCAATCGTTTTTGGAGCTATTATTCCGCCTAACACATTGATAATTGGGAAAAAATCTCTAATTTGGTTTCCGTTGTTTGGATGGGTATTTTATTTGGCAGGTAATTTACTGTTAAATCGTAAAAATCATAAAAAAGCCATGGGAACAATGAGAAATGTAGATATCGCTTTACAAAATGGATCTTCTCTATGGATTTTTCCTGAAGGAACGAGAAGTCATGGGAGAGGATTGAAAGATTTTAAAAAAGGAGCATTTTACGCTGCTTTGCAAAATAATGTTCCTTTACAACCAATTGTTGTAAGTACTCTTAAAGATTCTCTCAATTTCAAAAAGTGGAACCCCGGTAAAATACTTGTAGAAGTTCTTGAACCTATTCAAACGAAAGGGGTTTCTGTAGAAGAAATCACAAGTCTTATGACGCGCGCTCATGAAATTATGAAAAATAAAATTACGGTATTAGATAACGAATTAAGTACTCAAGCATTAGGAAGCAAAATTGCATCCGTTTCTGCTTCTTCATAA
- a CDS encoding M66 family metalloprotease translates to MNKYFIIYLILFSSFNEQIQAKIIGFRDDYPFINHLKKDLEGMIEFVQSRSIMPNDSLQLVTNRRALLLFTPKYSNKIEEIQVTGIYNGKEIGKLMMNSPSFFPATDQDNSMENNLPRVKYSTKAWSIQLPASWMKQGLSLKFIDQNGNVGILEQDQFNFGAASELFLTNFRLGMLSKLRDPEELELDPLNEANDYFQTIPVAKLKLGTFLPLEIKDKIVMPDGRIYTPDNLSDSEGGWHTGDMRENILKGLFGAGINRANYGIFSSNTIEQSHFNFKQIQIHRGTGSYKNGKNIKHGLSGGNGLATLDSTKGNEFSHELGHSFLVDHYHGGEENNSQNEYTGWGYDANRNVMLGSLLWKKRSDKQNKVTWKNLYDFNTHPMASAEENGNVSKYTQFTNYTSEVVQKDLAKYSVISKESPTGYMVWNEYFKQMIIHWKTNYPVPKYFDVPIMTLVGFYDPIGQMPSHIYPALYGNLGYVYSFDNDKNTKCWLSVHSSNGTEDVKLESYRFNKEKMNMFHINFLYENIDYYSAKIFCNINGENKELSQIDIKSPINKLPSPVIISDIHESQNNKLLRFLKLKLLDSHYYNADHSSISEIYLADENNNKILKKNWSIKYVTSEENIGKFHAKNAIDENPNTFWHTEYSNGWNNGNPIPFPHEIIIDLGDYYDLKKYRLIVYQDKGYNNFKNYMIFASNNFENWEILAKGEFQNYQHNNFINLNQYSEYYLENEVKKRKKRNTSEKNKQEDVLFYQIKNKNSNFCLSILNNKLGYDYCNQNDITQFWNFSVSGEIKNKSNNMCVHVSNYKNLEKLTFINCKDSAKWKYLDNKSIVALSNKNYVLDNAGNNEVVLYRYHGGSNQLWDTVINQNIENLNKNKISENSTSSQSKKINKIDVTFKSNSETISGYLYIGNNPEINLYQKGVLDSDSNISFKIKEKPSCGILSIAESYGGFVYGKDLKKCNEINKDIAVIEVKQEKNSNIKWFYLSVQFITNSK, encoded by the coding sequence ATGAATAAGTATTTTATAATATATTTGATTTTATTTTCATCTTTTAATGAACAAATTCAAGCAAAAATAATTGGATTTAGGGATGATTATCCTTTTATAAATCACCTAAAAAAAGATTTAGAAGGGATGATAGAATTTGTGCAATCAAGATCTATTATGCCTAATGATTCATTACAATTGGTAACAAACCGTCGGGCTCTTCTTTTATTCACTCCAAAATATTCAAATAAAATTGAAGAAATTCAAGTTACTGGTATTTATAATGGAAAAGAAATTGGTAAATTAATGATGAATTCCCCCTCTTTTTTTCCAGCAACCGATCAAGATAATTCAATGGAAAATAATCTTCCAAGAGTTAAATATTCGACAAAAGCATGGAGTATTCAATTACCTGCTTCATGGATGAAGCAGGGATTGTCTTTAAAATTTATCGATCAAAATGGAAACGTAGGTATTTTAGAGCAAGATCAATTTAATTTTGGTGCAGCTTCAGAATTATTTTTGACAAATTTTCGCTTGGGTATGTTAAGTAAATTAAGAGATCCTGAAGAGCTTGAGTTAGATCCTTTAAATGAAGCAAATGATTATTTTCAAACTATACCAGTAGCAAAATTAAAATTGGGAACTTTTTTACCTTTAGAAATAAAAGATAAAATAGTGATGCCAGATGGTAGAATATATACTCCCGATAATTTGAGTGATTCAGAAGGGGGATGGCATACAGGCGATATGCGTGAAAATATTTTAAAAGGATTATTTGGTGCTGGTATAAATCGAGCTAATTATGGTATTTTTAGTTCAAATACAATTGAACAAAGTCACTTTAATTTTAAACAAATTCAAATCCATCGAGGCACCGGTAGCTATAAAAATGGAAAAAATATAAAACATGGATTAAGTGGTGGGAATGGACTGGCAACATTGGATTCAACAAAAGGGAATGAATTTAGTCATGAATTAGGTCACTCTTTTTTAGTAGATCATTATCATGGTGGTGAAGAAAATAACTCTCAGAATGAATACACAGGTTGGGGTTATGATGCCAATCGAAATGTAATGCTTGGTTCCTTGTTATGGAAAAAAAGGTCTGACAAACAAAATAAAGTAACTTGGAAAAATCTTTATGATTTTAATACCCACCCAATGGCTAGTGCGGAAGAAAATGGAAATGTATCAAAATATACTCAATTCACTAATTATACTTCAGAAGTTGTTCAAAAAGATTTAGCTAAATATTCTGTTATTTCAAAAGAAAGTCCAACAGGATATATGGTTTGGAATGAATACTTTAAACAAATGATTATTCATTGGAAAACAAATTATCCTGTGCCTAAGTATTTTGATGTTCCTATTATGACATTGGTTGGATTTTATGATCCTATAGGGCAAATGCCAAGTCATATATATCCGGCATTATATGGAAATCTTGGATACGTTTATTCGTTTGACAATGACAAGAATACAAAATGCTGGTTATCTGTTCATTCTAGTAATGGAACAGAAGATGTTAAGCTAGAAAGTTATAGATTTAATAAAGAAAAAATGAATATGTTTCATATAAATTTTTTATATGAAAATATAGATTATTATAGTGCAAAAATATTTTGTAATATAAATGGAGAAAATAAAGAACTTTCTCAAATTGATATAAAATCGCCAATAAATAAATTACCCAGTCCTGTTATAATATCAGATATTCATGAATCGCAAAATAATAAATTACTGCGGTTTCTTAAATTGAAATTATTAGATAGTCATTATTATAATGCAGATCATTCTAGTATTTCAGAAATCTATTTAGCTGATGAAAATAATAATAAAATATTAAAGAAAAATTGGTCTATTAAGTATGTAACAAGTGAAGAAAATATAGGAAAATTTCATGCAAAAAATGCTATAGATGAAAACCCTAACACATTTTGGCATACTGAATATTCAAATGGCTGGAATAATGGAAACCCTATTCCTTTTCCGCATGAAATTATAATAGATTTAGGTGATTATTATGATTTAAAAAAATATCGATTAATTGTATACCAAGATAAAGGCTATAATAACTTTAAGAATTATATGATATTTGCTTCAAATAATTTTGAAAATTGGGAGATATTAGCTAAAGGTGAATTTCAAAACTATCAACATAATAATTTCATTAATTTAAATCAATATTCTGAATATTATTTAGAAAATGAAGTTAAAAAAAGAAAAAAAAGAAATACGAGTGAAAAAAATAAACAAGAAGATGTTTTATTTTATCAAATCAAAAATAAAAATAGTAATTTTTGTTTATCAATTTTGAACAATAAATTAGGATATGATTACTGTAATCAAAATGATATAACTCAATTTTGGAATTTTAGTGTCTCAGGAGAAATTAAAAATAAATCAAATAATATGTGTGTACACGTTTCAAATTATAAAAATTTAGAAAAATTAACTTTTATAAATTGTAAAGATTCTGCTAAATGGAAGTATTTAGATAATAAAAGTATTGTAGCGCTTTCTAATAAAAATTATGTCTTAGACAATGCAGGAAATAATGAAGTTGTATTATACCGCTATCACGGAGGATCAAACCAACTATGGGATACGGTAATTAATCAAAATATAGAAAATCTAAATAAAAATAAAATTTCTGAAAATTCAACTTCTTCTCAAAGCAAAAAAATAAACAAGATCGATGTTACTTTTAAAAGCAATTCAGAAACCATATCAGGCTATTTATATATTGGTAATAACCCTGAAATCAATTTATATCAAAAGGGAGTATTAGATTCAGATTCAAACATTTCTTTTAAAATTAAAGAAAAACCAAGTTGTGGAATTCTTTCTATTGCTGAATCTTATGGAGGTTTTGTTTATGGTAAAGATTTAAAAAAATGTAATGAAATAAATAAAGACATAGCTGTCATTGAAGTTAAACAAGAAAAAAATTCTAATATAAAATGGTTCTATTTATCTGTTCAATTTATTACAAATTCGAAATAA
- the rpmB gene encoding 50S ribosomal protein L28, with the protein MSRVCELSGKSGLVGNRVSHAKNRTKVRLLPNLQSKSIYAPGLGKFVKVRLSTSALRTVNKIGIEAYCAKKGIIIG; encoded by the coding sequence ATGTCACGTGTATGTGAACTTTCTGGTAAAAGCGGTCTTGTTGGAAACCGTGTATCCCATGCTAAAAATAGAACTAAGGTTCGCCTTCTTCCTAATCTTCAATCCAAAAGCATTTATGCTCCAGGACTTGGAAAATTTGTTAAAGTTCGTTTAAGCACAAGCGCTCTTCGTACTGTAAATAAAATTGGTATTGAAGCTTATTGCGCTAAAAAAGGAATTATCATCGGATAA
- a CDS encoding ABC transporter permease subunit encodes MTQFAKVQATRGAFFRADFIVILVVIILGMGFANFFSLGSSAYLEKVEINTSLSSLPSYSLLSLVRSLFALIFSYIFAVIYGTIAANNKTFERFLIPLLDVLQSLPVVAFLPGFVLALISVFQGSRWGLEIACILTIFTGQVWNLAFAYYESQRTLQPEFKEVAKIYKLSQVQKFFFVDLPNGYRPLIYNGMMSMAGGWFFLTTCEAFTLGNKDFRLPGLGSYLSETFATGNYFNFSIGLVTLLIIIIGTDLLLWKPLIAWVTRYRDGDDGKGIEEESWFLNIIRQTSIPDFISSFFKRSVLFLFPKAVIKESGATRKYLIDNIDKWGTIISPKNWFSDENVNKFRRSSLLSLMVTFAIGGLVFTLLPKLPTFGQSLASLSNKDWFTLIHAVFLTGSKVFFVILISSIWTIPVGLWLGLNPRLERICQPIIQNLAAFPAPVLFPLITLSFSFLNLPPFINATLLMCVGSQWYILFNVIGGASRIPADLKFVTQIYKFSLWHRFSKLYFPAILPSLATGWITAAGGAWNASMVAEVVEFPGGSMHSFGIGAELANASAQGNYQKLIAAIICIVVTLVILNRTLWRTLHIYAERVKD; translated from the coding sequence ATGACACAATTTGCAAAAGTGCAAGCAACCCGTGGTGCTTTTTTTAGAGCCGACTTTATTGTTATTCTCGTTGTTATTATTTTAGGGATGGGTTTTGCTAATTTTTTTAGCTTAGGAAGTTCTGCTTATCTTGAAAAAGTTGAAATAAATACATCTTTATCTTCATTACCCAGTTATTCACTTTTATCCTTAGTAAGAAGTTTATTTGCGCTCATTTTTAGTTATATTTTTGCCGTTATTTATGGCACTATAGCTGCAAATAATAAAACTTTTGAACGATTTTTAATCCCATTATTAGATGTTTTGCAAAGTTTACCTGTTGTTGCCTTTTTACCAGGTTTTGTTCTTGCACTCATATCTGTTTTTCAAGGCAGCCGCTGGGGATTAGAAATTGCTTGTATATTAACCATATTTACAGGTCAGGTGTGGAATTTAGCATTTGCCTATTATGAATCCCAAAGGACTCTTCAGCCTGAGTTTAAAGAAGTTGCGAAAATTTATAAATTATCTCAAGTACAAAAATTCTTTTTTGTTGACTTACCAAATGGTTATCGCCCATTAATTTATAATGGAATGATGTCCATGGCTGGGGGATGGTTTTTTCTAACAACATGTGAAGCTTTCACATTAGGTAACAAAGACTTTCGTTTACCGGGTTTAGGTAGTTACCTTTCAGAAACTTTTGCAACAGGAAATTATTTTAATTTTAGCATAGGCTTAGTTACGTTATTAATAATTATTATAGGAACCGATCTCCTTCTTTGGAAACCTTTGATTGCATGGGTTACTCGTTACCGCGATGGTGATGATGGAAAAGGCATAGAAGAGGAAAGTTGGTTTTTAAATATCATTCGCCAAACAAGTATTCCCGATTTTATTTCCAGTTTTTTCAAACGAAGTGTTTTATTTTTATTTCCAAAAGCTGTTATTAAAGAATCTGGTGCAACTCGTAAATATTTAATAGATAATATAGATAAATGGGGAACAATTATCAGCCCCAAAAATTGGTTTTCAGATGAAAATGTTAATAAATTTAGAAGATCTTCTTTATTATCACTAATGGTTACTTTTGCAATTGGTGGCCTGGTTTTCACTTTGCTTCCTAAATTACCTACTTTTGGACAGTCTCTTGCTTCCTTATCAAATAAAGATTGGTTTACTTTAATTCATGCGGTATTTTTAACAGGATCCAAAGTATTTTTTGTCATTTTAATAAGCTCAATTTGGACAATTCCAGTTGGCTTATGGTTAGGATTAAATCCAAGGCTAGAGCGCATTTGTCAGCCTATAATTCAAAATCTTGCTGCCTTTCCTGCTCCTGTATTATTTCCACTTATTACATTGAGTTTTAGTTTTCTCAACTTACCACCTTTTATAAATGCAACACTATTAATGTGTGTAGGTAGCCAATGGTATATTTTATTTAATGTTATTGGTGGAGCATCAAGAATTCCTGCTGATTTAAAATTTGTAACTCAAATTTATAAATTTTCTTTATGGCATCGCTTTAGTAAATTATATTTTCCAGCTATTTTACCCTCACTCGCTACAGGTTGGATAACAGCAGCAGGAGGAGCATGGAATGCAAGCATGGTTGCTGAAGTTGTAGAGTTTCCTGGGGGCTCAATGCATTCTTTTGGAATTGGAGCCGAATTGGCAAATGCTTCAGCTCAAGGCAATTATCAGAAATTAATTGCAGCCATTATCTGCATTGTTGTTACTTTAGTAATTTTAAATAGAACTTTATGGCGCACTTTACATATTTATGCCGAAAGAGTTAAGGATTAA
- a CDS encoding succinylglutamate desuccinylase/aspartoacylase domain-containing protein encodes MLTDLIRQFENHEKKHPGNIPDSVFFDFGNHDGHISISSIIHGNEVGSLPAILKLIDHLITKKINYEGKISFILGNKKASFENKRYLQDDLNRSFGKNLDYKNSIEKQRAFEIKKILDISDVFIDFHQTTMPCKEPFYIFAMHQESYLWARAIGNSKYFVTRKSNKPYSQEGMCSDEYMRSLNKPGITLELGEQGFHKNSEIVCYRAIKKALYVMDEIFLKKKSLNTLAKKNQDFQFLAIKHKEMFANDKMKLVNSLFNLQKIEKNKIMGTLENGKYFYSPMEGYVLFPQYPKRNEKEFVIDPLPPYIYTLAIEIKKF; translated from the coding sequence ATGTTAACGGATCTCATTCGTCAATTCGAAAATCATGAAAAAAAGCACCCAGGAAATATCCCTGATAGTGTTTTTTTTGATTTTGGGAATCATGATGGACATATTTCCATAAGTAGCATCATTCATGGAAATGAAGTTGGCTCTCTGCCTGCTATACTGAAATTAATTGATCATCTTATTACTAAAAAAATTAATTACGAAGGAAAAATAAGTTTTATTTTAGGAAACAAAAAAGCATCATTTGAAAATAAAAGGTATCTTCAAGACGATTTAAATAGAAGTTTTGGAAAAAATTTAGATTATAAAAATTCTATTGAGAAACAAAGAGCATTTGAAATAAAAAAAATTCTTGATATTAGCGACGTATTTATCGATTTTCATCAAACAACAATGCCCTGTAAGGAACCTTTTTATATATTCGCAATGCACCAAGAAAGTTATTTATGGGCACGTGCCATTGGAAATAGTAAATATTTTGTTACAAGAAAAAGCAATAAGCCCTATTCTCAAGAAGGCATGTGCTCAGATGAATATATGAGATCATTAAACAAACCAGGTATTACCTTAGAGCTAGGAGAACAAGGTTTTCATAAAAATTCGGAGATTGTTTGTTATAGAGCAATAAAAAAAGCCCTTTATGTCATGGACGAAATTTTTTTGAAAAAAAAATCACTAAATACATTAGCAAAAAAGAATCAAGATTTTCAATTTTTAGCAATTAAACACAAAGAAATGTTCGCAAATGATAAAATGAAATTAGTAAATAGTCTTTTTAATTTACAAAAAATAGAAAAAAATAAAATAATGGGAACTCTTGAAAATGGAAAATATTTTTATAGTCCCATGGAAGGTTACGTCCTATTTCCTCAATACCCAAAAAGAAATGAAAAAGAGTTTGTCATTGATCCTCTTCCCCCCTATATCTATACGTTAGCAATAGAAATTAAAAAGTTTTAG
- a CDS encoding cysteine desulfurase family protein: protein MKTIYLDHNATSPPNKEHLSELFNKLTVCLGNPSSPHAQGREASVALTEARRFVANALGVDIAEIIFVSGGSEADNLGTVGVLKQNDVPLKNQHVITSSSEHPAIREPLENLKNTEGLKLTLLPLENAGYVSLEDFIKNLTSETTLVTLMAANNEIGTIQPVKKIGDYLHYKRWGILVNPNDKEEFDELSLKYLNPDISKETLQKIHFHVDGVQAFGKLNSNEWISPGTDSCAISAHKLGALQGIGVLFLRRGRKFKPFILGGAQEKNRRAGTENLPGIVSLGLIARDLYTPEANIKRKNMDNLRRKLFEGIQKLPHIEMNSPFENVIPNTVNFSVVGKGFKGEDLLVELDMQGVCASSGSACSSGANLPSKVILALGKTPELAKNAIRLSLSTNTTEEEIEMTLNLLKKYLAR, encoded by the coding sequence GTGAAAACGATTTATTTAGATCACAACGCAACAAGTCCTCCAAATAAAGAACATTTGTCGGAGTTGTTTAATAAGTTAACTGTTTGTCTTGGAAATCCTTCCAGTCCGCATGCCCAAGGTCGTGAAGCTTCTGTTGCTCTGACAGAAGCGAGAAGATTTGTTGCAAATGCCCTTGGGGTTGATATTGCCGAAATTATTTTTGTTTCGGGAGGATCGGAAGCCGATAATCTTGGGACAGTTGGCGTTCTTAAACAAAATGATGTTCCCTTAAAAAATCAGCATGTCATTACTTCTTCGTCTGAACATCCTGCTATACGAGAGCCTTTAGAAAATTTAAAAAATACTGAGGGTCTTAAACTTACACTTTTGCCATTAGAAAACGCAGGTTATGTTTCCTTAGAAGATTTTATTAAAAATTTAACTTCTGAAACAACATTAGTAACTTTAATGGCAGCTAATAATGAAATTGGAACAATACAGCCCGTAAAAAAAATAGGGGATTATCTTCACTATAAACGTTGGGGAATATTGGTAAATCCAAATGATAAAGAAGAATTTGATGAACTTTCTTTAAAATATTTAAATCCTGATATTTCAAAAGAAACTTTACAAAAAATACATTTTCATGTGGATGGCGTTCAAGCCTTTGGAAAATTAAATTCTAATGAATGGATATCACCAGGTACAGACTCCTGCGCTATTTCTGCCCATAAATTAGGAGCGCTTCAAGGTATTGGAGTTCTATTTTTAAGAAGAGGCCGTAAATTTAAACCTTTTATTTTAGGTGGTGCTCAAGAAAAAAACAGGCGAGCAGGAACAGAAAATTTACCAGGGATTGTGAGTTTAGGTTTAATTGCTCGTGATTTATATACACCTGAAGCAAATATAAAACGAAAAAATATGGATAACCTTCGTCGAAAATTGTTTGAAGGAATTCAAAAATTACCTCATATTGAAATGAATTCTCCTTTTGAAAATGTAATTCCAAATACAGTAAATTTTTCTGTTGTTGGAAAAGGTTTCAAAGGGGAAGATTTGTTGGTTGAATTAGATATGCAAGGAGTTTGTGCAAGCTCTGGCTCTGCTTGTAGCAGTGGCGCAAACTTACCTTCAAAAGTTATTTTAGCTTTGGGAAAAACTCCAGAATTAGCAAAAAATGCAATTCGACTTTCCTTATCTACAAATACAACAGAGGAAGAAATTGAAATGACTTTAAACTTACTAAAAAAATACTTAGCTAGGTAA
- the lon gene encoding endopeptidase La produces MEDKKNNKLSKISKVKVEEQSDSLVEDSAQLPVVVNKKIRVLAKKPKEIDEKNGDDKENVRILKIVPVKNIVLFPHNVLPFTAGKEWTNESVDRAIRIGGKIGILAQKSSEVESATPNDLFEVGTEAKVLKIMKFPDNSYGAVVQGVRRFRVLNYVNSEIDHLSAEIEYLDSAKPSEEGSESIEVIALGKAMKQLVQKAISLSPNIPNEANLFIENVQEPDYLANLIIPYLSIDFKGKQNLLETEDVEERLKVIHSLLVREIEVLEISQKINSDVKSEMGKQQRKYFLREQLKLLQKELGELDGRSSSSSSSDPVDLNEKIQNSKMSEETKEVALREVERMGMMQPGSPEYMVSHTYITWLLDIPWGTFSESEINLKEAQKILDKDHYGLAKVKKRILEFLAVCALKNSLKGPILLFVGPPGVGKTSLGKSIAKALGRKFTRIALGGVRDEAEIRGHRRTYIGSMPGKIADAFKKAGTMNPVILFDEIDKLASDGRGDPSSALLEVLDPEQNNVFMDHYLNVPLDLSKVFFIATANNLSSIPAPLRDRMEIVDLSSYTLEEKEHIAFDHLLPQVIDDHGMTDLVNLKMSKETMRSLIQLYTREAGVRQLKRELSGVIRGIARECVDAGMTHKASEDSQNEKAQPLLKEINVETLRKLIGVSPFSDKKRPESLPIGVATGLAWTPNGGDVLYIETASSAPGTGKFGLTGQLGDVMKESVQTAFAYIRSNARQCGIQSKDVIKKDLHVHFPEGAVKKDGPSAGVATFLGIVSQFTGKPIASDLAMTGEISLRGDVLPVGGIKEKLLAAHRYGIKQVLIPSENEHDLEEIPEEVLKEMKVVPVSNLDEVLSIAFKKNKKVQLKNANVKVTHTKKAGRSLNVRSSHK; encoded by the coding sequence ATGGAAGACAAAAAAAATAATAAGTTATCTAAAATTAGTAAAGTGAAGGTTGAAGAACAAAGTGACTCTCTTGTTGAGGATTCTGCCCAACTTCCTGTTGTTGTGAATAAAAAAATACGTGTTTTAGCCAAAAAACCCAAAGAAATTGATGAAAAAAATGGGGATGACAAAGAAAACGTTCGTATCCTTAAAATTGTGCCTGTAAAAAACATTGTTCTTTTTCCACACAATGTTCTGCCTTTTACGGCAGGAAAAGAATGGACGAACGAATCTGTTGATAGAGCCATTCGAATTGGTGGTAAAATTGGAATTTTAGCTCAAAAAAGCTCTGAAGTAGAGTCTGCAACTCCAAATGATTTATTTGAAGTAGGTACAGAGGCTAAGGTTTTAAAAATAATGAAATTTCCAGACAATTCTTATGGAGCTGTCGTTCAGGGAGTAAGGCGATTTCGTGTTTTAAATTATGTGAATTCGGAGATCGATCATCTTTCTGCAGAAATTGAATATCTTGATTCTGCTAAACCTTCAGAAGAGGGTTCTGAAAGTATAGAGGTTATTGCTCTTGGGAAGGCAATGAAACAACTTGTTCAAAAGGCAATTAGTCTATCTCCAAATATTCCGAATGAAGCAAATCTGTTTATAGAAAATGTTCAGGAACCTGATTACTTAGCAAATTTAATCATTCCATATTTGAGTATAGATTTTAAAGGGAAACAAAACCTCCTTGAAACAGAAGATGTTGAAGAGAGATTAAAAGTTATCCATTCTCTTCTTGTAAGAGAAATAGAAGTTCTTGAAATTTCACAAAAAATAAATTCCGATGTGAAATCGGAAATGGGGAAACAACAACGTAAGTATTTCTTAAGAGAACAGTTGAAGCTTCTTCAAAAAGAACTTGGTGAATTGGATGGGCGCAGTTCTAGCTCTTCTTCTAGTGATCCTGTTGATTTAAATGAAAAAATTCAAAATAGTAAAATGAGTGAGGAAACCAAAGAGGTTGCCTTAAGAGAAGTGGAAAGAATGGGTATGATGCAACCTGGTTCGCCTGAATATATGGTAAGTCATACTTATATAACTTGGCTTTTAGACATTCCTTGGGGAACCTTTTCTGAGAGTGAAATCAACTTAAAAGAAGCTCAAAAAATCTTAGATAAAGATCACTACGGTCTTGCCAAAGTAAAAAAACGTATTTTGGAATTTCTTGCTGTTTGTGCGCTTAAAAACTCATTAAAGGGACCTATTTTGCTCTTTGTTGGCCCTCCAGGCGTTGGCAAAACAAGTTTAGGTAAATCCATTGCAAAAGCATTAGGTAGAAAATTTACTCGCATTGCTTTGGGTGGTGTACGTGATGAAGCGGAAATACGTGGGCATCGTAGAACTTATATTGGAAGTATGCCTGGAAAAATTGCCGATGCGTTTAAAAAAGCGGGTACAATGAATCCGGTTATTTTATTTGATGAAATTGATAAACTTGCTTCGGATGGCCGTGGTGATCCTTCAAGTGCCTTACTTGAGGTTTTAGATCCAGAACAAAATAATGTATTTATGGATCATTATTTAAATGTGCCCCTTGATTTAAGTAAAGTATTTTTTATTGCTACGGCAAATAACTTATCTTCCATTCCTGCTCCTTTAAGAGATCGTATGGAAATTGTAGATTTAAGTAGCTATACATTAGAAGAAAAAGAACACATTGCCTTTGATCATTTGTTACCTCAAGTTATTGATGATCATGGTATGACCGATCTTGTTAATTTAAAAATGTCTAAAGAAACAATGAGAAGCTTAATTCAGCTTTATACAAGAGAAGCGGGAGTCCGTCAGTTAAAAAGAGAGTTATCTGGAGTGATTCGTGGAATTGCCAGAGAATGTGTCGATGCGGGAATGACTCATAAGGCATCTGAAGATTCCCAAAACGAAAAAGCACAACCTCTTTTAAAAGAAATTAATGTTGAAACTTTACGCAAATTAATTGGTGTTTCTCCTTTTAGCGATAAAAAGAGACCCGAATCTTTGCCAATAGGGGTTGCAACAGGACTTGCTTGGACACCAAATGGGGGTGATGTTCTTTATATTGAAACGGCTTCCAGTGCTCCTGGAACAGGGAAGTTTGGTTTAACAGGACAGCTTGGCGATGTGATGAAAGAGTCCGTACAAACCGCTTTTGCTTATATCCGTTCCAATGCTCGTCAATGCGGTATTCAATCAAAAGATGTCATTAAAAAAGATCTACATGTTCACTTTCCTGAGGGTGCCGTTAAAAAAGACGGACCAAGTGCAGGGGTAGCTACGTTTCTTGGGATTGTCAGTCAATTTACAGGCAAGCCAATAGCCTCTGATCTTGCTATGACAGGAGAAATTTCCTTGAGAGGAGATGTTCTTCCTGTGGGTGGTATTAAAGAAAAATTATTAGCTGCACATAGATATGGAATTAAACAAGTTTTAATTCCTTCAGAAAATGAACATGATCTTGAAGAAATTCCTGAAGAAGTTCTAAAAGAAATGAAAGTAGTTCCTGTGTCTAATTTAGATGAAGTATTATCTATTGCATTTAAGAAAAATAAAAAAGTGCAATTAAAAAATGCAAATGTTAAAGTAACGCATACAAAAAAAGCAGGAAGATCATTAAATGTGAGGTCTTCTCATAAGTGA